A genomic segment from Gossypium hirsutum isolate 1008001.06 chromosome D04, Gossypium_hirsutum_v2.1, whole genome shotgun sequence encodes:
- the LOC107911533 gene encoding ankyrin repeat-containing protein ITN1 isoform X1 encodes MAFGRNRSTKMGPEEPEQNITHMDASLYKAAVEGNIEEFNNKQGPQLESLKTPNHDNVLHLNLATQENATLLFNIFLSIIKFFPVLYGCFSPPMRDLITIIRGEKRSDFIEQILSKCPSMLLQTNAKGQTPLHVAARYGHSAIVKLLIKSCAKARDGDLEKLGMDEVNAVRGMLRIRDQESNTALHEAARCGNVEVVKALLEFEEPDFPYSANKKQETPLYIAARRGDGGMLSILLDKSKSTAHGGPHGRTALHAAAMAGDAEAIRIILEKKGNLTKERDEDGHTPLHYAAHLGSRLSVVEELLKRDVSAAYIGDKKRGMTPLLMAARQGYGGTCSKILSLCPDCCEKVDKIGLNLLHYMAFRDSVFPLGSSIFKRGGAEIVYGSVRNLMELEGAFGITPQEAHNTLRSKKQHQKQKQIKELLEELENDQVAEEPVRHFRLPNVSTERLEAIRNTHLIVAALIATVTFAAAITVPGGLESEKGSKQGTPFLIHEAAFKVFVVTNALAFIFSVSALFIYFGVLDILLSRFKFWRQTVLYRTRSVSGLLGYATLAMMIAFSTGSYVVLKPSHGLAIVSYLICPAFFFVLHLTIFDYYITKILFHR; translated from the exons ATGGCATTCG GAAGAAATAGATCAACAAAAATGGGACCTGAAGAGCCTGAACAGAACATCACTCACATGGATGCTTCGCTGTATAAGGCAGCAGTAGAAGGCAACATTGAAGAATTCAATAATAAGCAGGGGCCTCAGCTTGAGTCGCTAAAGACCCCAAACCATGACAACGTGCTCCATCTTAACTTGGCAACCCAGGAGAATGCTACCTTGCTTTTTAACATATTTCTCTCAATAATCAAATTCTTCCCCGTACTATATGGATGCTTCTCTCCGCCTATGCgtgatttaattactattataAGAGGAGAAAAAAGATCAGATTTTATCGAACAAATTCTCAGCAAGTGTCCGTCAATGCTACTCCAAACGAATGCTAAAGGCCAAACTCCTTTGCACGTTGCAGCAAGGTATGGTCATTCTGCTATTGTGAAACTTCTAATCAAGTCTTGTGCAAAAGCTAGAGATGGAGATTTAGAGAAGCTGGGAATGGATGAAGTAAATGCAGTGAGGGGGATGCTGAGGATTAGGGATCAGGAATCCAACACGGCTTTACATGAAGCAGCACGATGTGGCAATGTTGAAGTGGTAAAAGCATTGTTGGAGTTTGAAGAACCTGATTTTCCGTATTCTGCCAATAAAAAACAGGAGACTCCACTTTACATAGCTGCTAGGAGAGGAGACGGAGGCATGCTGAGTATACTATTAGATAAATCAAAATCAACAGCTCATGGCGGCCCCCACGGTAGAACAGCTTTGCATGCAGCAGCTATGGCTGGAGATGCAG AGGCAATAAGGATAATATTAGAGAAGAAGGGGAATTTGACAAAAGAAAGAGATGAAGATGGACACACCCCTCTTCATTATGCTGCACACTTGGGTTCTAGATTATCAGTTGTGGAAGAACTGTTAAAAAGGGATGTTTCAGCTGCCTACATAGGTGATAAAAAGAGGGGGATGACACCCCTTCTTATGGCAGCCAGGCAAGGTTATGGTGGAACATGTTCAAAGATTCTCTCTTTATGTCCAGATTGTTGTGAAAAAGTGGACAAAATAGGTTTGAATTTACTTCATTATATGGCTTTTAGAGACTCTGTCTTCCCACTAGGGAGTTCTATTTTCAAGCGTGGTGGTGCTGAGATTGTATATGGATCAGTTAGAAATCTAATGGAGTTGGAAGGTGCCTTTGGAATCACACCTCAGGAAGCTCATAATACACTTCGATCTAAGAAACAACATCAAAAACag AAGCAAATCAAAGAATTGTTGGAAGAATTGGAGAACGATCAAGTGGCAGAGGAACCCGTTCGTCACTTTCGCTTACCAAATGTTTCTACAGAAAGATTGGAGGCTATAAGAAATACTCATTTAATAGTGGCAGCACTTATAGCCACCGTCACCTTCGCAGCGGCAATAACTGTTCCTGGTGGTTTGGAGAGTGAAAAAGGGTCAAAGCAAGGCACTCCCTTTTTGATTCATGAGGCAGCCTTTAAAGTATTTGTTGTAACAAACGCATTGGCCTTTATTTTCTCTGTTTCTGCCCTCTTCATCTACTTTGGGGTTCTGGATATTCTATTATCAAGATTTAAATTTTGGCGTCAAACAGTTTTATATCGAACTCGGTCTGTTTCTGGGCTTCTTGGCTATGCAACGCTCGCGATGATGATTGCTTTCAGCACAGGCAGTTATGTGGTCTTAAAACCTTCCCACGGACTTGCCATTGTTTCATATCTCATATGCCCTGCCTTCTTTTTCGTTCTGCATTTGACTATTTTTGATTACTATATTACTAAGATATTATTTCATCGTTGA
- the LOC107911533 gene encoding ankyrin repeat-containing protein ITN1 isoform X2, whose amino-acid sequence MGPEEPEQNITHMDASLYKAAVEGNIEEFNNKQGPQLESLKTPNHDNVLHLNLATQENATLLFNIFLSIIKFFPVLYGCFSPPMRDLITIIRGEKRSDFIEQILSKCPSMLLQTNAKGQTPLHVAARYGHSAIVKLLIKSCAKARDGDLEKLGMDEVNAVRGMLRIRDQESNTALHEAARCGNVEVVKALLEFEEPDFPYSANKKQETPLYIAARRGDGGMLSILLDKSKSTAHGGPHGRTALHAAAMAGDAEAIRIILEKKGNLTKERDEDGHTPLHYAAHLGSRLSVVEELLKRDVSAAYIGDKKRGMTPLLMAARQGYGGTCSKILSLCPDCCEKVDKIGLNLLHYMAFRDSVFPLGSSIFKRGGAEIVYGSVRNLMELEGAFGITPQEAHNTLRSKKQHQKQKQIKELLEELENDQVAEEPVRHFRLPNVSTERLEAIRNTHLIVAALIATVTFAAAITVPGGLESEKGSKQGTPFLIHEAAFKVFVVTNALAFIFSVSALFIYFGVLDILLSRFKFWRQTVLYRTRSVSGLLGYATLAMMIAFSTGSYVVLKPSHGLAIVSYLICPAFFFVLHLTIFDYYITKILFHR is encoded by the exons ATGGGACCTGAAGAGCCTGAACAGAACATCACTCACATGGATGCTTCGCTGTATAAGGCAGCAGTAGAAGGCAACATTGAAGAATTCAATAATAAGCAGGGGCCTCAGCTTGAGTCGCTAAAGACCCCAAACCATGACAACGTGCTCCATCTTAACTTGGCAACCCAGGAGAATGCTACCTTGCTTTTTAACATATTTCTCTCAATAATCAAATTCTTCCCCGTACTATATGGATGCTTCTCTCCGCCTATGCgtgatttaattactattataAGAGGAGAAAAAAGATCAGATTTTATCGAACAAATTCTCAGCAAGTGTCCGTCAATGCTACTCCAAACGAATGCTAAAGGCCAAACTCCTTTGCACGTTGCAGCAAGGTATGGTCATTCTGCTATTGTGAAACTTCTAATCAAGTCTTGTGCAAAAGCTAGAGATGGAGATTTAGAGAAGCTGGGAATGGATGAAGTAAATGCAGTGAGGGGGATGCTGAGGATTAGGGATCAGGAATCCAACACGGCTTTACATGAAGCAGCACGATGTGGCAATGTTGAAGTGGTAAAAGCATTGTTGGAGTTTGAAGAACCTGATTTTCCGTATTCTGCCAATAAAAAACAGGAGACTCCACTTTACATAGCTGCTAGGAGAGGAGACGGAGGCATGCTGAGTATACTATTAGATAAATCAAAATCAACAGCTCATGGCGGCCCCCACGGTAGAACAGCTTTGCATGCAGCAGCTATGGCTGGAGATGCAG AGGCAATAAGGATAATATTAGAGAAGAAGGGGAATTTGACAAAAGAAAGAGATGAAGATGGACACACCCCTCTTCATTATGCTGCACACTTGGGTTCTAGATTATCAGTTGTGGAAGAACTGTTAAAAAGGGATGTTTCAGCTGCCTACATAGGTGATAAAAAGAGGGGGATGACACCCCTTCTTATGGCAGCCAGGCAAGGTTATGGTGGAACATGTTCAAAGATTCTCTCTTTATGTCCAGATTGTTGTGAAAAAGTGGACAAAATAGGTTTGAATTTACTTCATTATATGGCTTTTAGAGACTCTGTCTTCCCACTAGGGAGTTCTATTTTCAAGCGTGGTGGTGCTGAGATTGTATATGGATCAGTTAGAAATCTAATGGAGTTGGAAGGTGCCTTTGGAATCACACCTCAGGAAGCTCATAATACACTTCGATCTAAGAAACAACATCAAAAACag AAGCAAATCAAAGAATTGTTGGAAGAATTGGAGAACGATCAAGTGGCAGAGGAACCCGTTCGTCACTTTCGCTTACCAAATGTTTCTACAGAAAGATTGGAGGCTATAAGAAATACTCATTTAATAGTGGCAGCACTTATAGCCACCGTCACCTTCGCAGCGGCAATAACTGTTCCTGGTGGTTTGGAGAGTGAAAAAGGGTCAAAGCAAGGCACTCCCTTTTTGATTCATGAGGCAGCCTTTAAAGTATTTGTTGTAACAAACGCATTGGCCTTTATTTTCTCTGTTTCTGCCCTCTTCATCTACTTTGGGGTTCTGGATATTCTATTATCAAGATTTAAATTTTGGCGTCAAACAGTTTTATATCGAACTCGGTCTGTTTCTGGGCTTCTTGGCTATGCAACGCTCGCGATGATGATTGCTTTCAGCACAGGCAGTTATGTGGTCTTAAAACCTTCCCACGGACTTGCCATTGTTTCATATCTCATATGCCCTGCCTTCTTTTTCGTTCTGCATTTGACTATTTTTGATTACTATATTACTAAGATATTATTTCATCGTTGA
- the LOC107911537 gene encoding ankyrin-3: protein MGPSLNDIVISSGEPEKPAENITCMDASLYKAAAVGKIEEFNNYQGPELESLKTPNHDNVLHVNLSTPERIWQRTRFDFVLQILDKCPSLLLQTNAKGQIPLHVAARYGYSTIVRHLIMFCASVIYKDLEKLGMDQLNAVRGMIRHTDQESNTALHIATRYGHVEVVQALLEHEDPDFPYFANINHETPLYLAARRGSRRLLSILLDKSKSTAHGGPHGRTALHATAMVRDPWVTRIILEKKGNLTKETDENGHTPLHYAAHLGHDAVVEELLKWDISVAYIGDKKWGMTPLLMAARQGLFGTVRKILSYCPDCCERVDKRGWNLLHFMAFRDLSRGFRILLKNDNATTTEYGSVRNLRDWKDTSGITPQQVFNACKYDKEEKKEQIVKLLKEIVNEEVAEKPVYPIGLPNISADKNLEKARDAHLVVAALIVTVTFAAAITVPGGLQSEKGLEQGTPLLIHEAVFKAFVVTNALAFIFSVSALTTHFGVLDNQLSGFKFFRETVLYRTQSVSGILGYATLAMVVAFSTGSYVVLKPSHGLAIVSYLICPAFLLCIWEILNPLMQM, encoded by the exons ATGGGACCATCGTTAAACGACATTGTTATTTCCTCCGGTGAACCTGAGAAGCCTGCAGAGAACATCACTTGCATGGATGCTTCATTGTATAAAGCTGCAGCAGTAGGCAAAATTGAAGAATTCAATAATTACCAGGGGCCTGAACTTGAGTCGCTGAAGACCCCAAACCATGACAACGTGCTCCATGTTAACTTGTCAACCCCTGAGCGTATCTGGCAACGTACCAGATTTGATTTTGTCCTACAAATTCTTGACAAGTGTCCATCACTGCTACTCCAAACAAATGCTAAAGGTCAAATTCCACTGCATGTTGCAGCAAGGTATGGATATTCTACTATTGTACGACATCTAATCATGTTTTGTGCAAGCGTTATTTATAAAGATTTAGAGAAGCTGGGAATGGATCAACTGAATGCAGTGAGGGGGATGATCAGACATACGGATCAAGAATCCAATACGGCTTTACATATAGCAACACGGTATGGCCATGTTGAAGTGGTGCAAGCATTGCTGGAGCATGAAGACCCTGATTTTCCATATTTTGCCAATATAAACCACGAAACTCCACTTTACTTAGCAGCTAGGAGAGGAAGTCGGCGCTTGCTGAGTATATTATTAGATAAATCAAAATCAACTGCTCATGGTGGCCCCCACGGTAGAACAGCTTTGCATGCAACAGCTATGGTTAGAGATCCAT GGGTTACAAGGATAATACTAGAGAAGAAAGGGAATTTGACAAAGGAAACAGATGAAAATGGACACACCCCTCTTCACTATGCTGCACACTTGGGTCACGATGCTGTTGTGGAAGAGCTGTTAAAATGGGATATATCTGTTGCTTATATAGGTGATAAAAAGTGGGGGATGACACCCCTTCTTATGGCAGCCAGGCAAGGTCTTTTTGGAACAGTAAGAAAGATTCTGTCTTATTGTCCAGATTGTTGTGAAAGAGTGGACAAAAGAGGTTGGAATTTACTTCATTTTATGGCGTTTAGAGACCTTTCTCGTGGATTCCGCATTTTATTAAAGAATGATAATGCTACCACGACTGAATATGGATCAGTCAGAAATCTAAGGGACTGGAAAGATACTAGTGGAATCACACCTCAACAAGTTTTCAATGCATGTAAATATGATAAGGAAGAGAAAAag GAAcaaattgtgaaattgttaaaagaAATTGTGAATGAAGAAGTCGCGGAGAAACCAGTTTATCCCATCGGCTTGCCAAACATATCTGCAGATAAAAACTTGGAGAAAGCAAGAGATGCTCATTTAGTAGTGGCAGCACTTATAGTCACCGTCACATTCGCAGCGGCAATAACCGTTCCAGGTGGTTTGCAGAGTGAAAAAGGGTTAGAGCAAGGCACTCCCCTTTTGATTCATGAGGCAGTGTTTAAAGCATTTGTTGTGACAAATGCATTGGCCTTTATTTTCTCTGTTTCTGCCCTCACCACCCACTTTGGGGTTCTGGATAATCAATTATCAGGATTTAAATTTTTTCGTGAAACAGTTTTATATCGAACTCAGTCTGTTTCTGGGATCCTTGGCTATGCAACGTTGGCAATGGTGGTTGCTTTCAGCACAGGTAGTTATGTGGTCTTAAAACCTTCCCACGGACTTGCCATTGTTTCGTATCTCATCTGCCCTGCCTTTTTACTCTGTATTTGGGAAATTTTGAATCCTTTAATgcaaatgtaa
- the LOC107911536 gene encoding ankyrin repeat-containing protein ITN1: protein MEPSTNIALISSGEPEEPEENITYMDALLYKAAAEGIIEEFNNHPELQLESLKTPNHDNLLHVNLATQESAVDIVYSLFILFPEGYVLFHQYLSIFISMIKREKRSDFFEQILSKCPSLLLQTNAKGQTPLHVAARFGHSAIVKLLIKSCAKARDGDLEKLGMDQVNAVREMLRITDQESNTALHEAAGCGNVEVVKALLEFEDPDFPYSANKKQETPLYIAARRRGSGRLLTLLLDKFKSTGHGGPHGRTALHAAAMAGDAEAIRVILKKKGNLTKERDEDGHTPLHYAAHFGRSRRISVVKELLKWDVSAAYIGDKKRGMTPLLMAARQGYLVTVSKILSLCPDCCEKVDNKGLSLLHYLAFRVSSSPIGRSLFKYGGSEIVNGSFRNLRKLEDAFGMTPQEVYNALRSEKHHHKQKQIKELLEEIENDQVAEEPVCSFPIRNVSAESLEKEREAHLIVAALIATVAFAAAITVPGGLQSEKGSEQGTPLLIHEAVFKAFVVTNALAFILSVSALTIHFGVLDNLLSQFKFFRRTVLYRTRSVSGILGYATLAMVTAFSTGSYVVLKPSHGLAFASYLICPAFLLCIWGIVNPSIHM, encoded by the exons ATGGAACCATCGACAAACATCGCGCTTATATCCTCCGGTGAACCTGAGGAGCCTGAAGAGAACATCACTTACATGGATGCTTTGTTGTACAAGGCAGCAGCAGAAGGCATAATTGAAGAATTCAATAATCACCCAGAGCTTCAACTTGAGTCGCTAAAGACCCCAAACCATGACAACCTGCTCCATGTTAACTTGGCAACCCAGGAGAGTGCTGTTGACATTGTGTACTCATTATTCATATTATTCCCCGAAGGATATGTATTATTCCATCAGTATTTGAGTATTTTCATTAGTATgataaaaagagaaaagagatcaGATTTTTTCGAGCAAATTCTCAGCAAGTGTCCGTCACTGCTACTCCAAACGAATGCTAAAGGTCAAACTCCTTTGCACGTTGCAGCAAGGTTTGGACATTCTGCTATTGTGAAACTACTAATCAAGTCTTGTGCAAAAGCTAGAGATGGAGATTTAGAGAAGCTGGGAATGGATCAAGTAAATGCAGTGAGGGAGATGTTGAGGATTACGGATCAGGAATCGAACACGGCTTTGCATGAAGCAGCAGGGTGTGGCAATGTTGAAGTGGTGAAAGCATTGTTGGAGTTTGAAGACCCTGATTTTCCGTATTCTGCCAACAAAAAACAGGAGACTCCACTTTACATAGCAGCTAGGAGGAGAGGATCTGGGCGCTTGTTGACTCTATTATTAGATAAATTCAAATCAACTGGTCATGGCGGCCCCCACGGTAGAACAGCTTTGCATGCAGCAGCTATGGCTGGAGATGCAG AGGCAATAAGGGTAATATTAAAGAAGAAGGGGAATTTGACAAAAGAAAGAGATGAAGATGGACACACCCCTCTTCATTATGCTGCACACTTTGGTCGTAGTCGTAGAATCTCAGTTGTGAAAGAACTTTTAAAATGGGATGTATCAGCTGCTTATATAGGTGATAAAAAGAGGGGGATGACACCCCTTCTTATGGCAGCCAGGCAAGGTTATCTTGTAACAGTTTCAAAGATTCTCTCTTTATGTCCAGATTGTTGTGAAAAAGTGGACAACAAAGGTTTGAGTTTACTTCATTATCTGGCTTTTAGAGTTTCTTCCTCCCCAATAGGGCGTTCACTTTTCAAGTATGGTGGTAGTGAGATTGTAAATGGATCATTCAGAAATCTAAGAAAGTTGGAAGATGCCTTTGGAATGACACCTCAAGAAGTTTATAATGCACTTCGATCTGAGAAACATCATCATAAACag AAGCAAATCAAAGAATTGTTGGAAGAAATTGAGAATGATCAAGTGGCGGAGGAACCAGTTTGTAGCTTTCCCATACGAAATGTTTCTGCAGAAAGTTTGGAGAAGGAAAGAGAGGCTCATTTAATAGTGGCAGCACTTATAGCCACCGTCGCATTCGCAGCGGCAATAACTGTTCCAGGTGGTTTGCAGAGTGAAAAAGGGTCAGAGCAAGGCACTCCCCTTTTGATTCATGAGGCAGTGTTTAAAGCATTTGTTGTGACAAATGCATTGGCCTTTATTTTATCTGTTTCTGCCCTCACCATCCACTTTGGGGTTTTGGATAATCTATtatcacaatttaaattttttcgtCGAACAGTTTTATATCGAACTCGGTCTGTTTCTGGGATCCTTGGCTATGCAACGCTGGCAATGGTGACTGCTTTCAGCACAGGTAGTTATGTGGTCTTAAAACCTTCCCACGGACTTGCCTTTGCTTCGTATCTCATCTGCCCTGCCTTTCTACTCTGTATTTGGGGAATTGTGAATCCTTCAATacatatgtaa
- the LOC107911539 gene encoding ankyrin repeat and SAM domain-containing protein 1A, whose translation MDQVNAVREMLRITDQESDTALHVAAQYGDVEMVEGLLELEDPDFPYSANKNQKTPLYLAAEIGNRGVLSVLLDKSKSTGQGGPTVEQLCMQQLWLKTQRQQR comes from the exons ATGGATCAAGTAAATGCAGTCAGAGAGATGCTGAGGATTACGGATCAGGAATCCGACACGGCTTTACATGTAGCAGCACAGTATGGCGATGTTGAAATGGTGGAAGGATTGTTGGAGCTTGAAGACCCTGATTTTCCGTATTCTGCCAACAAAAACCAGAAGACTCCACTTTACTTAGCAGCTGAGATAGGAAACAGGGGCGTGCTGAGTGTATTATTAGATAAATCGAAATCAACTGGTCAGGGGGGGCCCACGGTAGAACAGCTTTGCATGCAGCAGCTATGGCTGAAGACGCAG AGGCAACAAAGATAA
- the LOC107911538 gene encoding ankyrin repeat-containing protein NPR4-like translates to MWLAWQKQIEELLKDIAREEVAECPVSPFSLPTVSAESLEKTRDAHLVVAGLIATITFAAAITIPGGLQTEKGSERGTPLLIDEAAFEAFVVTNAMAFILSVSALSIHFEIVNLLLSKLIFWRPDMIVSRTQSVSNLLGRAVIAMVIAFSTGSYVVLKPSHGLAIASCLIGPAFFLLFYY, encoded by the coding sequence ATGTGGCTGGCATGGCAGAAGCAAATtgaagaattgttgaaagatATTGCACGTGAAGAAGTAGCGGAGTGCCCGGTTTCACCCTTTTCCTTACCGACTGTTTCTGCAGAAAGCTTGGAGAAGACAAGAGATGCTCATTTAGTAGTGGCAGGACTTATAGCCACCATCACATTCGCAGCGGCAATAACTATCCCTGGTGGTTTGCAGACTGAAAAAGGGTCAGAGCGAGGCACTCCCCTTTTGATTGATGAGGCAGCCTTCGAAGCATTTGTTGTAACAAATGCAATGGCCTTTATCCTCTCTGTTTCTGCCCTCTCCATCCACTTTGAGATTGTGAATCTTCTTTTATCAAAACTAATTTTTTGGAGACCTGATATGATTGTATCTCGAACTCAGTCCGTTTCTAATCTCCTTGGTCGTGCAGTGATTGCGATGGTAATTGCTTTTAGCACAGGTAGTTATGTGGTTTTAAAACCTTCCCATGGACTTGCCATCGCTTCATGTTTGATCGGCCCTgctttttttttactgttttactATTAA
- the LOC107910816 gene encoding protein ACCELERATED CELL DEATH 6 gives MVSSLARRRVRWQTRVRWLPRVRWLPWVRWKPHPIIASKPEEREQNITYMDASLYKAAAEGKIEVFNNYQELDLESQKTPNHDNVLHVNLATHELAAWFSNGILSRTRSFPKLYFFILLFLWFFIIKKKSEKRSDFIGQILTKCPSLLLQTNAKGQTPLHVAAMNGHSAIVKLLIKSCAKARDGDLEKLEMGQVNAVREMLRITDQESNTALHLAVKYGDVEMVKELLEHEDPDFQYSANNNQETPLYLAAKRGDTGMLSILLEISNSTGHGGPHSRTALHAAAMAGDIAAATTIILKKNRNLIKERDEDGHTPLHYAAHLGCISVVEELLKTDVSAAYIGDRKLGMTPLLMAARQGYLGTVRKILFYCPDCCDKVDKRGLSLLHYLAFRDSPHFLFIPGGTKPEYGSFRNLRNLEGDIGFTPDKVSDFIRHEQPFTADLREKKPIEDMLKDIAREKVAEFPVLPFHLRTVSAESLEKSRDTNLVVAALIATVAFAAGITVPGGFKGEKGLEEGTPVLIHEIAFKAFVVTNALAFIFSICALAIHFGVNNFLLSGIPFWITDITLYQTRSASNLLSHAITATAIAFSTGSYVVLKPSHGLAIASCFICPALYFCYYIEVLLAWVEMIL, from the exons ATGGTAAGTTCTCTTGCGAGGCGCCGGGTCCGATGGCAGACCCGGGTCCGATGGCTGCCCCGGGTCCGATGGCTGCCCTGGGTCCGATGGAAGCCCCACCCTATAATCGCCTCTAAACCTGAGGAGCGTGAACAGAACATCACTTACATGGATGCTTCGTTGTATAAGGCAGCAGCAGAAGGAAAAATTGAAGTATTCAATAATTACCAGGAGCTTGACCTTGAATCGCAAAAGACCCCAAACCATGACAACGTGCTCCATGTTAACTTGGCAACCCACGAGCTTGCCGCCTGGTTTTCTAATGGAATTCTCTCAAGAACTAGATCCTTccccaaattatattttttcatcCTTTTGTTTTTGTGGTTTTTCATTATtaagaaaaaaagtgaaaaaagatCAGATTTTATCGGACAAATTCTTACCAAGTGTCCGTCACTACTACTCCAAACGAATGCTAAAGGTCAAACTCCCTTGCACGTTGCAGCAATGAATGGACATTCTGCTATTGTTAAACTTCTAATCAAGTCATGCGCAAAAGCTAGAGATGGAGATTTAGAGAAGCTGGAAATGGGTCAAGTAAATGCAGTGAGAGAGATGCTGAGGATCACGGATCAGGAATCTAACACGGCTTTACATTTAGCAGTAAAGTATGGCGACGTTGAAATGGTGAAAGAATTGTTGGAGCATGAAGACCCTGATTTTCAGTATTCTGCCAACAATAACCAGGAGACTCCACTTTACTTAGCAGCTAAGAGAGGAGACACGGGCATGCTGAGTATATTATTAGAAATATCGAATTCAACTGGTCATGGGGGCCCCCACAGTAGAACAGCTTTGCATGCAGCAGCAATGGCTGGAGATATTGCAG CGGCAACAACGATAATATTAAAGAAGAATAGGAATTTGATAAAGGAAAGAGATGAAGATGGGCACACCCCTCTTCATTATGCTGCACACTTAGGTTGCATTTCTGTTGTGGAAGAACTGTTAAAAACGGATGTATCAGCTGCCTATATAGGTGATAGAAAGTTGGGGATGACACCCCTTCTTATGGCAGCCAGGCAAGGTTATCTTGGAACAGTAAGAAAGATTCTCTTTTATTGTCCTGATTGTTGTGATAAAGTGGACAAAAGAGGTTTGAGTTTACTTCATTACCTGGCTTTCAGAGACAGTCCCCATTTTCTTTTCATTCCTGGTGGTACTAAGCCTGAATATGGATCATTCCGAAATCTAAGGAACTTGGAAGGTGACATTGGATTCACACCAGACAAAGTGAGTGATTTTATTCGACATGAGCAACCTTTTACGGCTGATCTGCGAGAAAAG AAGCCAATTGAAGACATGTTGAAAGATATTGCACGTGAAAAAGTAGCAGAGTTCCCGGTTTTACCCTTTCACTTACGAACGGTCTCTGCAGAAAGCTTGGAGAAATCAAGAGATACTAATTTAGTAGTGGCAGCACTTATAGCCACTGTGGCATTCGCAGCAGGCATAACTGTTCCAGGTGGTTTCAAGGGTGAAAAGGGGTTAGAGGAGGGCACTCCTGTTCTGATTCATGAAATAGCCTTTAAAGCATTTGTGGTAACAAATGCATTGGCCTTTATTTTCTCTATTTGTGCCCTCGCCATCCACTTTGGGgttaataattttcttttatcaGGAATACCTTTTTGGATAACTGATATAACTTTATATCAAACTCGGTCCGCTTCTAATCTCCTTAGTCATGCAATAACTGCAACGGCGATTGCTTTCAGCACAGGTAGTTATGTGGTTTTAAAACCTTCTCATGGACTTGCCATCGCCTCATGTTTCATCTGTCCTGCCTTATATTTCTGTTATTACATAGAAGTATTACTAGCTTGGGTGGAGATGATTCTGTGA